A genome region from Eurosta solidaginis isolate ZX-2024a chromosome 2, ASM4086904v1, whole genome shotgun sequence includes the following:
- the ush gene encoding zinc finger protein ush has translation MRLNDFFLISAFILFILSGDGSETTDEMTADSRDSKVLSPTDLSDDQHHTDPDDQRTDTEMEAKDIDNRNDADLMDPRNVRRISPIIRSENESERPASAPTSNGSSSTEAFHNSNESTEHKREIDIATDRMEEDPIDTSSTGGNSMMTESGTRPTSKSPRTQDESARNETPPVSSPTGCLPKLRLNALLASDPALKTGAKDLKILHEETQTKNRLAQLPPPPALTKQEDMDTLINVVAVEPVLKSSEAAQQAVTAAEIAPRLKLFMCLPCGIHFSSPSTLEAHQAYYCSHRNKDMDVEGTSLSTVITEKTGGGMSSNSGSGSNSCSSAGTHNSTGEPTTKAIKTGKQYACTQCSYSADKKVSLNRHMRMHQTSPAHSLNAPPPNGAAAVALDEGGSSQQTDRYCSDCDIRFNNVKTYRAHKMHYCNSRRSEGQLTPKLEVSTANVIKAPIGAAAISPQTRTKTPTPALVAAAAAAAAAAAASLQATPPPQPFLALPTNPILIIPCSLIRAASWIPGPLTAASAGIPNPDTTCYMLDNGNLKPLASALNMSGLNANISPGNNSNAATTSNLNSTPQMPTVETPPARQPSLPSSGVEVLLAEKNIGRNLDRSETSTPKRKDGLRETAPLDLSLRRSPTSYVASLQRHRLPSTASYPDTEHQRMDMDTLLEASKENLSMDESGTVTPEQIVCAPSLPNSPSMSPSPKRRAISPRSSGAGSTSSMSPPVNVSTASLVAAAAASNMLDLPLRSMLPADLAMKLSEANMMNPLLAKQNFELALKLSAAAAAAVNNSSPPGVASGSTSSDLAAAVAAATGKSSLIGLSGLGNTSGATGNNTALGAPNPAVQPQIYVKQGVSKCKECNIVFCKYENYLAHKQHYCSARNQDSGEGETKAASSSPLSGGGALSNVETAPVAYQQLICAACGIKYTSLDNLRAHQNYYCPKGGGTAAGAGAVAVAAAAAADSAQLPLAKDKCGKCKSIHELGLPCPPPPTLQHSQSGAQHVSSATNVNMTAASTSMTIANQNVYKCPVCDVVSLTATESRKHMETHGTVKAFRCSICRYKGNTLRGMRTHIRMHFDKKTTDLNEEHYMSCILEEEGMEIPSIASTINQDQLAQQIAAVQQQQQQLQLQAHQQQQQQQQQQQQIYNCDLCSYSSSYKGNVLRHMKLVHPHININSPSISPEANDLDAGDVTCLNGETGNFHIKTEPLDHPLNPSPLSNSAQILDKNNTSILANTLTAPPPLTNKLSTELLPQIKTEPLDVGSETMPANQPPPLLPPGLTGSPAIGPPPPLNAATDENATAAATNQKYCQTCDISFNYMKTYLAHKQYYCKNKVRRPDTNDSPSPTAGHGIGSPNSLLLLQKNKENLQQEAAI, from the exons ATTCCAAAGTTCTGAGTCCCACCGACTTATCAGATGATCAGCATCATACGGATCCTGATGATCAACGCACTGACACTGAAATGGAAGCAAAAGATATAGACAACAGAAATGACGCTGATCTAATGGACCCAAGAAATGTACGTCGAATATCACCCATAATTAGATCAGAAAATGAAAGCGAGCGCCCTGCAAGCGCACCAACTTCGAATGGCTCGAGCTCCACGGAAGCATTCCACAATTCAAATGAATCCACAGAACATAAAAGAGAAATAGATATAGCCACTGATAGGATGGAAGAAGATCCCATTGACACGTCTAGTACGGGAGGAAACTCTATGATGACTGAAAGCGGCACACGTCCCACTAGCAAAAGCCCACGTACACAGGACGAGAGTGCGCGTAATGAGACACCACCAGTATCTTCACCTACTGGATGTTTACCAAAACTGCGTTTGAATGCGCTGTTGGCTTCAGATCCTGCATTGAAAACTGGTGCGAAAGACTTAAAAATTCTACACGAAGAGACACAAACAAAAAATCGCCTTGCACAACTGCCACCACCACCGGCACTAACTAAACAAGAAGACATGGACACGCTCATTAATGTTGTAGCGGTGGAACCAGTGCTAAAATCAAGTGAAGCTGCGCAGCAGGCAGTTACAGCGGCAGAGATTGCACCACGCTTGAAATTGTTTATGTGTTTGCCATGTGGTATCCACTTCAGTTCGCCATCAACTTTAGAGGCACATCAGGCGTACTATTGCTCTCATCG CAATAAGGATATGGATGTAGAGGGCACTTCACTATCGACGGTAATAACGGAGAAAACAGGAGGAGGTATGAGCAGTAATTCTGGCAGCGGATCGAATAGTTGCAGCAGTGCTGGCACACACAATAGCACCGGTGAACCCACCACCAAAGCAATAAAGACTGGAAAGCAATACGCATGCACACAATGTTCCTACAGCGCCGACAAGAAGGTATCACTAAATCGGCACATGCGTATGCATCAAACATCACCGGCGCATAGCTTAAACGCGCCGCCACCAAATGGTGCCGCTGCAGTGGCGTTAGACGAAGGTGGTTCTAGTCAA CAAACTGATCGTTATTGCAGTGATTGTGATATAAGATTCAATAATGTCAAAACTTACCGTGCTCACAAGATGCATTACTGCAATTCACGTCGTTCTGAGGG CCAACTAACACCAAAACTGGAAGTAAGTACAGCTAACGTAATTAAGGCACCAATAGGCGCAGCTGCAATCAGCCCACAGACACGCACTAAAACTCCGACGCCAGCTCTGGTGGCTGCTGCCGCTGCGGCTGCTGCTGCTGCAGCAGCTTCTTTACAAGCTACACCACCGCCGCAACCATTTTTGGCATTGCCCACTAATCCGATCTTAATAATACCCTGCTCGCTAATTCGTGCTGCAAGTTGGATTCCAGGACCACT CACCGCTGCATCTGCGGGCATTCCAAACCCAGACACCACCTGTTACATGTTGGATAATGGAAATTTAAAACCGCTTGCCTCTGCCTTGAATATGAGCGGACTAAATGCTAATATATCACCCGGTAATAACAGCAATGCTGCAACCACTTCTAATCTTAATAGCACGCCTCAAATGCCGACAGTTGAAACCCCACCAGCACGTCAGCCGTCATTGCCGAGCAGTGGCGTTGAAGTGCTATTAGCCGAGAAAAATATAGGACGTAATTTGGATAGAAGTGAGACCTCGACGCCTAAACGAAAAGATGGACTACG TGAGACTGCACCATTAGATCTCTCGCTGCGCCGTTCACCCACTTCATATGTCGCCAGTCTACAAAGGCATCGCTTACCATCGACTGCTTCCTATCCAGATACAGAGCACCAACGCATGGATATGGACACTTTATTGGAGGCAAGTAAAGAAAATCTTTCGATGGACGAAAGTGGCACAGTAACGCCTGAACAAATCGTTTGTGCGCCTTCACTACCGAATAGCCCTTCAATGAGTCCATCACCAAAACGACGTGCTATCAGTCCACGCAGTTCAGGTGCCGGCAGTACATCTTCTATGTCTCCGCCAGTCAACGTATCGACGGCATCATTGGTTGCTGCAGCTGCTGCAAGTAATATGTTAGATTTACCGTTACGTTCCATGTTACCCGCAGATCTAGCAATGAAACTATCCGAAGCGAATATGATGAATCCACTGCTTGCTAAGCAAAATTTCGAGCTGGCTTTAAAACTCTCCGCTGCAGCAGCGGCAGCTGTAAATAACAGTTCACCGCCAGGTGTCGCAAGTGGATCTACATCATCAGACTTGGCTGCAGCTGTAGCTGCCGCTACTGGGAAATCGTCATTAATTGGATTGTCGGGTTTAGGAAATACTTCGGGTGCGACAGGTAATAACACTGCACTTGGTGCACCAAACCCCGCAGTGCAACCACAAATTTATGTCAAGCAAGGCGTTTCCAAATGCAAAGAGTGCAATATTGTATTTTGCAAATATGAAAACTATCTGGCACACAAACAGCATTATTGTTCGGCGCGTAATCAGGATAGTGGTGAGGGTGAGACGAAAGCTGCGAGCTCATCACCACTGAGCGGTGGTGGTGCTCTTTCGAATGTTGAAACAGCACCAGTTGCATATCAACAGTTAATCTGCGCTGCTTGTGGCATCAAATATACATCGCTGGATAATTTGAGAGCTCATCAAAACTACTACTGTCCTAAGGGCGGTGGTACAGCAGCAGGAGCGGGAGCCGTAGCGGTGGCTGCAGCAGCTGCTGCAGATTCTGCACAG CTCCCTTTGGCCAAGGATAAGTGCGGTAAATGTAAATCGATACACGAGCTGGGACTACCATGTCCTCCACCGCCCACTCTGCAGCATTCGCAAAGCGGTGCACAGCATGTTTCTAGCGCTACTAATGTCAATATGACGGCGGCGTCTACATCTATGACGATAGCCAAtcaaaatgtttataaatgtccCGTTTGTGATGTTGTTAGTTTGACAGCGACAGAGAGCCGCAAACATATGGAGACCCATGGTACTGTGAAGGCATTCCGGTGCAGTATCTGCCGTTATAAGGGCAACACATTGCG tggtATGCGCACCCACATTCGCATGCATTTCGACAAAAAAACCACGGATCTCAATGAGGAGCATTATATGTCTTGTATACTTGAGGAGGAGGGTATGGAAATACCCAGCATCGCATCAACAATAAATCAAGATCAATTAGCACAACAAATTGCTGccgttcaacaacaacaacagcaactacaacTGCAAGCacatcagcagcaacaacaacaacaacagcagcagcaacaaataTACAATTGTGATTTATGCAGCTACTCATCTTCCTATAAAGGCAATGTG CTGCGTCATATGAAGTTAGTACATCCCCATATTAACATCAACTCACCATCAATTTCACCTGAAGCTAATGACCTGGATGCTGGCGATGTGACATGTTTGAACGGCGAGACTGG AAATTTCCACATAAAAACCGAACCACTCGATCACCCACTTAACCCAAGCCCTCTATCGAATTCTGCACAAATACTAGACAAAAACAATACAAGCATTTTGGCTAACACCTTAACAGCACCACCGCCCCTAACCAACAAACTCAGTACCGAACTGTTGCCACAAATTAAAACCGAACCATTGGATGTTGGTAGCGAAACAATGCCAGCAAATCAACCACCACCACTACTACCACCAGGGCTTACCGGCTCACCAGCCATAGGACCACCGCCACCGCTCAATGCTGCCACCGATGAGAACGCCACTGCTGCAGCAACAAATCAAAAATACTGTCAAACATGCGATATTTCTTTTAATTATATGAAAACATATTTAGCACATAAACAATATTATTGCAAGAATAAAGTTAGACGCCCCGACACCAATGATAGCCCTAGTCCAACTGCTGGACATGGCATAGGGTCGCCTAActccttgttgttgttgcaaaagAACAAAGAGAATTTACAACAGGAGGCAGCCATTTGA